The sequence AATTTAAAGTCTTCCACCCACCATCCCAAATGCTATTGTATGCAGCATGGTGTACTAAAAGAAAGTGTCATGGAGTGCTTTTTTGACAATTATTTCTTTTGTAGGTTGTATTGTTCCCAACCAAAATTATTTATTGCAGCCATGAAATTCTTATTATCCACCCTCCATTGTCCATGCTGCCAACACCAGCATATTACACAACCTTTTGTTGAAATGCATCTAATTTACGCCATGTCAAACTTGCATCATTAGTCGATTTACATAAATTAAAGTCTCCAACTAATTATTACAAGTTTTTATAATCAGTCAATAGAAAATTCGTTAGGATTTACAAAAAATATTATGATCTGCTTTAAGATAAGCTCTCTTATTCTTTTATGTTCACTTTTTTTAGTAATTTGCATTTTCATTCTGTCATTCCAACATAAAACAACCACACTGACACAATAGAATTTCAACAATGGATAGAAGATTGAAAGAAATAGAGGACATTAACATTGTCATTGAAAGGATGTTGCAAGAGAGCAACAAGTTAAAGAGCAACCTTAGAAAGATAATTCAAGACTACGAATATAAATTACCCAACCAATCAACAAAAAACCTCTCTACATCTTGTAGTGTTGTAACAACTATACATAGTATCAAATTAGTGCCTCTACCAATACCAAGTGTTGAACAATTAATTGATCCATcagttattttcacattgggagacaAAGTATTTAAATGGAGTGATAACGAGCTTGGATGGGTTGCTTGGGTAGATCCTATGTTTTTGTAATTACTGAGTCTTTGAaaagctacattcatattttgattAACATTCGAAACAAACAAATGCATCTCATATTTTGAATGGTCTTAGATGAGATGAACTCATATTTTGCTAACATGTTCTCAAATATGTAAATCATAAAGTGATACTTTATGTTTTTTTAAGCTTGTTAGCATATGACCAATTGTCCTTTTGAATACATGTTTCAATCACATTATGATCAGTTCATTACCATTTCAAACAAAATCTTAAACTCTATCATCATTAGTCTATGGTGAGTTGATTTTGTTGTTCTTATGCATATATGCCTTTGATCAGTTTAACTCGTGTTGTGATTGTATTCTGATATAAGAAATACAATTCATCATGCTTGTAATTTACTTTTAactatcaaaatcataaaaaaatgttcCACCTTAATGTAGCTACAATTTCTCCATCTTCAATACGCTTAGTTCACCACTTACCTAAACTTGCCCAAACTGAAGAACTACTAAATAACACAATATAGAAAAAGAACTACAATCCTCAATTTGAATTAGCAGAATTTTTTCTATTTAGTAGGATTTTGTTGCATATTTACCAACCACAATGAATTAGTCTACCCATTATGGCATTCAATCTATTCTAACAGAACATTTTAAATGTCATAATAGGAAATCAATCAACTTTATTTTGCAAGTCAATATACCAGTCAAGGCGATGTGGAATTTATCGTCAGATTAAATCTATAAGGATTTTCAAACTAACAAATAAGTAATTACGATATCCTTGCATGACGTTCTATTTATTTCATACGAGTTGTACAATATTCAAATCTTCCAATAAATAAAACTTTaaggattaaataaattaactttCTGTCATAACATGAACTGGCATGTACGCTAAGTTGTGAGATTTGTCTCAAACAAAAAAGGTCTATATCGATAATGGCATCTCCAACAACCACCTCTGAACCGATAGAGCACTCCACAATTGACAGTTTGGTAAGCTAACTTATCAAACCTTTTCAAAATAGGAAccttttatgttatttttttgaCAATACATCTCTCTTTTCCATACCATCCTTATCATTACCACATGCACCCTTTTTTCATAGCATAGTCCAAAAGTAGATGAATACTCTATATATAACAAAGCTTGATTACATACTCTACTAACACATGCTTTACATTTACAAGTAAGCACATGTATGACTTGCTTAGGGTTAAAATTAAATCCtgtatattcatattattttttgtaggaaaatacccaAGAGTATGCCTCTACCCGttttgcaattcaatctatcaatgctggGGATGAGCTTCCTTCAATATTGCTACAAGTTTTGTCATTTTAGAAAATGTAGAACAACATAGATAATACTGACAGACATAAATTAGTGTTATCTGATGGCACATACATGTAGTTAGCAATATTGCCTTCTAAATATGCTATTTTGATAGATTCATATATTATAAAAATAGGCACAATAGTCCATTTATCGAGTTATACATGCAGATACATATGGAGCACAAGGTAGGAAAGAAACTATGGTTATTAAATACGATATGTTTCAtctctatttaattattttcaagtataattgagattatttttaaaaaaagtgtATTCTTGTTACAAGACTACTGTAATACTTAGTCTGCAAGTAAAACAAAGTGATTGTCTGTTCATTGGTAAACTAGTATACATGTTCAAAGATCAACAATTAGAAATAATGTCTGAGGACACACCATCAACATCTAAACAATCTCTTCAGTTTTCTATTGAATTGCCATCCCTGCAAACGACGACTTCTGAAAATATAAGTCCTATCAAAACTTTaaatacataccaaaataaatggacaatcaaAGGTAGAGTTAGTCATAAATGACCTATTAAGGCATATAGCACAACCACAAAAAATGGGCACATGTTTAGCTTTGACATTATTGACTGTGACGGTTGTGAAATAAGAGTCACATGTTTTGATGAAATAGCTCAGTTAAACTCTAACTGTGTGGAAGTAGATtcacattatattatttcaaaggGATCCATTAAGGAAGCGAACACaaggtacaacaaactaaacagtcatttagaaatcatcttatctgatacatccatactaaaacaCTACACCAACAAAGAAGAAGCTGATCAACAACATTCTCCTTTAATGCCCATTAGTGAATTGTTTCATCTAACCAATAACATGTTGGTTGACATAATTGGTCTTTTTTAATatgttggagatatcattccaatAAACAAGAAAGATGGCAGTCAAACATAGAAGCGAGTTGTCAAAATTAATGATTTGTCTGGATCGACAATTGACATCAACTTATGGGGTCCAATGGCAGAACAAAGAGGCCTAGGACTGAAAAACATGTTGACCAATGATAGTGTGGTTATCCTTGCTTTACGTAATTCTCGTGTTGGCTATTTCAATGGAAAGCTTATAAACATAACAACTGCCACCACATTACATATCAACCCACCTTTTCCAGAGGCAGAACCTCTAACATTAAGAGGAAAGGACCCTTTGCTTGTTGCACCCTTTGTTTTAgaaactatccacatagatggGAAATATAATAGAATGACTATTTCTTCAATCCATGAGAGGATGAGTATCAAACTAGAAACAATTCGGACTACTTTGCTAGCTATTCTGCGTTTTGTAAATGTAACTAATAAAAGTTTCTATTACGCAGATTGTCCACTAATAGTCAATGGAAGGCCTTGCAAAAAAAAATGTACACAGCAAGCTGATGATTCTTGGTTCTCACCTAGATTTAAAATGACTATGCAAGACTCCAACTATAGTTACCTCTTGCCAGTAAAGTTACAAGATGCCACAGGTACTCTTTGGGCCACTACATTTGATGACATTGGcattcacttgctacacaaaactgcAAAAGAGCTTTGTGTACTAGAAAATGATGCAACAACAACAGAAACACCTTGCTCAATGATTAAAAGGCTTCTGTCACATCACTATTCATTCACACTCCTAGTGTCCACTAACACATACAATTCTGAATCAAAGATGAAAGTCACAGTCAATAAAGTCTCTCTTGTTGACTTCAAAGCTGAGTGTGATGCACTGCTTGCAAAAATTGGTCGCCTAAGTACATAGGCTTAGAATTATAAAGGATCTTTCCTGATTATAAAACTTTCAGTTTATAATACAATTATTACATTAGATAATTTACATAATTAACAGTTTTACAAATACAAACAATTACCTTTTATGAACACATGGTTGcttctataaatatctatatgtacatTTCTTACATCTATTTTTTATCTCTTTGAAATTATTTCCTCTTGACATAATTGTTTTTCACTCATTCTTATTACTTTTAAATGTACTGTGGTAATAAGATTCAATCAATAAATAGACATGTTTATATGTTTATGCACATCTAAATATACAACATTTCAATACTGGTTAATTGTCTTGTAGAATTAAATTGCTTTCCTTGAGATTATTCTTAGTCTATGCAATCTCAACATTCTTTCCAATATGTCTTGTACCTCCAATCCTCTTTCTATACTTTTCTAATGGACAAGATCTACCTTATTTGCAAAAAATTtatacatacatgcacatatatCTTTTTTTGTTTCATATCTATTTGTATAACTATACAACACCAGAATTATCCATAGTTATAGAATTCTGTAGATATACATGTGtacttatatatgtgcatatctatatatacaactTTCCATATATttgattaatatgtatatatacatgtgtatttaTCAAagaattatacacacacacacacacacacacacacatatactatGATTATTCATAGTTTTagttttttgatatatacatgtgtagttatatatgtgcatatgtttgtatacagaacttcaaatatttaattaatatgcatatatatgtgtgtataggtatacatacatctatatgtatCAGAAATTACTATATCTATGCATACCTATATTAGAATAATGCTTTGAAAAAAGTAAGTcactaacaacaacaaagaattacacacacacacacacacatatactatAATTATTCATAGTTTTAgtttttttgatatatacatgtgtagttatatatgtgcatatgtttgtatacaaaacttcaaatatttaattgatatgtatatatacatgtgtatatgtatacatacatctgcatgtatcagaaattactatatctgtgcatacctatattacaatATTTCTTTTGAAAAAGCAAGTGACTAATAACAACAAGTGTAGGCAGAAGAACACTACAAAGTCAATTTACGACTTTGCAAAAccaatacatttcaaacaaaatctTGACCTCACATATATACACTAACAAACAAAGGATTCTAGCATTTGACATATATAGAcctgtatttatatatgtgcatatctacGTGTAGAAGTATTTGTATACTTCatttacatgtatataaatatctGTACATATAAGCTGAGTAAATTAGAGCAACAAAACAATACAACAGATCAGTACACATACAAATAAACATCACAAAACTACCTTACAAATCACAAAACTAATCCTCTAAAAACACATAATCATAGATCAAGCAATTTTCAATTCTCATGCTTTCTTAATACATACTTCACAGTTAACTATCTTCAGTTATGAAAATTTTGACATACCTCTATTCTCT is a genomic window of Cryptomeria japonica chromosome 7, Sugi_1.0, whole genome shotgun sequence containing:
- the LOC131856652 gene encoding replication protein A 70 kDa DNA-binding subunit A-like; the encoded protein is MAEQRGLGLKNMLTNDSVVILALRNSRVGYFNGKLINITTATTLHINPPFPEAEPLTLRGKDPLLVAPFVLETIHIDGKYNRMTISSIHERMSIKLETIRTTLLAILRFVNVTNKSFYYADCPLIVNGRPCKKKCTQQADDSWFSPRFKMTMQDSNYSYLLPVKLQDATGTLWATTFDDIGIHLLHKTAKELCVLENDATTTETPCSMIKRLLSHHYSFTLLVSTNTYNSESKMKVTVNKVSLVDFKAECDALLAKIGRLST